In a genomic window of Phaeodactylum tricornutum CCAP 1055/1 chromosome 6, whole genome shotgun sequence:
- a CDS encoding predicted protein — translation MKVSQTMIARIQSRRLTVSASNAALINRAIRKHGAPPSIAAIPAGGLHLQDINPNAGAMIRQIGCTRRVFLLQPHLTAAEMEGLAYRIATLTKNDGINSILIATDETDDVATGALPAMILARDGISGMDVGFPPAPGHTYFVAGGYDPIELYKTGDYRNKEAVAYLLRSMRSLTTAIAGNSQNTKIPVICMPHGAVLDGGFAFCRAAYVIATGESTFQIRNGSRGLTLDPVGLSHTLPRLGREFDQISRNYPVGMILGLTGYEADAFDMVETGLATNFVERPSGLSILEHALSEIPPWKDQALIKKPLRYYGDPEPTLDHNAQFRNVAVADSVHCFASYRANGSSIWTADVYGPDGDVSLDPDGLPQSDGVSSDLVDIAAAFSSIFEQKSLKDILEGVKEVANRTTNDPEEQEGIDLAADFSRRMHAQSPLALAVTHRLLQIGANKNETFESCIAREERVQAKLLAGEDFAKWAAYTSTANEVVDGAFRQWKHKSIADVSKAELDDILED, via the coding sequence ATGAAGGTTTCACAAACAATGATCGCTCGCATTCAAAGTCGAAGATTGACGGTGAGTGCTTCCAACGCGGCACTCATAAACAGAGCAATCCGTAAGCATGGTGCCCCGCCTTCGATTGCTGCCATCCCTGCGGGTGGGCTGCACTTGCAGGACATTAATCCGAATGCCGGTGCCATGATTCGACAAATTGGCTGTACCCGACGCGTGTTCTTACTGCAGCCTCATCTCACGGCGGCTGAAATGGAAGGACTCGCGTACCGCATAGCCACCCTTACGAAAAATGATGGCATCAATTCGATTTTGATTGCGACGGACGAGACTGACGATGTGGCGACCGGAGCTTTGCCGGCCATGATCCTTGCACGAGATGGTATATCAGGGATGGATGTTGGGTTCCCTCCGGCTCCGGGACATACGTACTTTGTCGCCGGCGGCTACGATCCCATTGAATTGTACAAAACCGGTGATTACCGCAACAAAGAAGCGGTAGCCTACCTATTGCGTTCTATGCGTAGCTTGACCACGGCAATTGCGGGAAATTCTCAAAATACCAAGATTCCTGTTATTTGCATGCCGCACGGGGCCGTGTTGGATGGTGGATTTGCCTTTTGCCGGGCCGCCTATGTCATAGCAACGGGCGAAAGCACGTTTCAGATTCGCAACGGATCTCGTGGACTCACACTGGATCCCGTGGGTCTTAGTCACACGTTACCTCGTCTGGGACGTGAATTCGATCAAATATCACGTAATTATCCCGTCGGAATGATACTAGGCCTGACTGGGTACGAAGCCGACGCTTTCGACATGGTGGAAACAGGTTTGGCCACtaattttgttgaaagaccCAGCGGATTGTCCATCTTGGAGCACGCACTAAGTGAAATTCCGCCCTGGAAAGACCAGGCTCTGATCAAGAAACCGCTTCGCTATTACGGTGATCCCGAACCAACCCTCGACCACAACGCCCAATTCCGCAATGTTGCAGTTGCCGATTCCGTCCATTGTTTTGCCTCCTACCGGGCTAACGGGTCGTCGATATGGACGGCTGATGTATATGGACCTGACGGTGATGTTTCGTTAGATCCGGATGGGTTACCTCAAAGTGATGGTGTGAGCAGCGATCTTGTCGACATCGCGGCAGCGTTTAGCAGCATTTTTGAGCAAAAATCACTCAAGgatattttggaaggagTCAAGGAAGTTGCCAACCGCACGACTAACGATCCAGAAGAACAAGAGGGCATCGATTTGGCCGCAGACTTTTCCCGCCGCATGCACGCTCAGTCACCGCTAGCGTTGGCCGTTACGCATCGCTTGCTGCAAATCGGCGCCAACAAGAACGAAACGTTTGAATCTTGCATTGCTCGGGAAGAACGAGTACAGGCTAAGCTTTTGGCAGGTGAAGACTTTGCAAAGTGGGCGGCGTATACAAGCACAGCGAATGAGGTGGTGGACGGGGCGTTCCGACAGTGGAAGCACAAAAGCATTGCGGATGTTTCCAAGGCGGAACTGGACGACATTCTGGAGGATTAG
- a CDS encoding predicted protein — protein MSDEEDDLFADSDSDDTADLLQASKASGTTAPGKKQEAKAKKPEDSGLFDSSDDDSDAEQEDAKPAAVVKKKPISKRERLEALAQKKHKDSQPTVDREKYSDKNASDNAKKGYESEDSYDSADFQRTKEDDDFLDTTGEDAEAVNELYAEQHFDDERPDKDKPKKRRRRADEAEEDDGKLEPDNPIMAAVHRMKKKKREKKSFTDMEDACKSFLGKMELAAEEDEQSIRARIPATRKLAMLNEVVEVLNKRDMQRMLLDLDLLVVCKRWVQPLPGGNLGNVTIRQRLLTAIANMTGETGINTNDLKRSEFGKVVMVLAKHRDETPAMKRQLRGLMDQWSRQIFQKSGNMRDLERVSHSRGEGGLASIARQHREIRGDQEKHLVNRQAATQDVDSLIASGKKGNSESGINRVRVPFSKGFDYSVRPAAKTMIAAAVDKRMVKGGPVAKDNRGKLSKRMLEKARPKGKNERSANISIEGRKTTG, from the coding sequence ATGtcagacgaagaagacgatcTGTTCGCGGAcagcgacagcgacgacACGGCTGATTTGCTACAAGCCTCGAAAGCTAGTGGCACGACTGCTCCCGGCAAGAAGCAAGAGGCGAAAGCCAAAAAGCCGGAAGACTCGGGTTTGTTTGATTCGTCCGACGATGATTCGGATGCCGAACAAGAAGATGCCAAGCCGGCGGCTGTCGTGAAGAAAAAACCCATCTCCAAACGGGAACGGCTCGAAGCACTCGCTCAGAAGAAACACAAGGATTCTCAACCCACCGTTGATCGTGAAAAGTATTCGGATAAGAATGCAAGCGACAACGCAAAGAAAGGTTACGAATCCGAGGACTCCTACGATTCCGCTGATTTTCAACGAAccaaggaagacgacgatttTTTGGATACTACTGGGGAAGacgccgaagccgtcaacgaACTCTACGCCGAACAGCACTTTGATGACGAACGCCCAGATAAAGACAAACCCAAGAAACGTCGACGACGCGCGGATGAAGctgaggaagacgacggtAAGCTTGAACCGGACAATCCCATCATGGCGGCGGTGCACCGtatgaaaaagaagaaacgcgaAAAGAAGTCTTTTACCGATATGGAAGATGCGTGCAAATCATTTTTGGGCAAAATGGAGCTGGCGGcagaagaagacgaacaaaGTATTCGCGCACGAATACCCGCTACTCGAAAGCTGGCAATGCTAAATGAAGTGGTTGAAGTCTTGAATAAGAGAGATATGCAGCGGATGTTGCTTGATTTGGATTTGCTTGTCGTATGTAAGCGTTGGGTTCAGCCGCTGCCTGGCGGTAATCTTGGAAATGTGACAATTCGACAGCGATTGCTGACCGCCATAGCTAACATGACGGGCGAAACTGGGATCAATACGAACGATCTCAAACGTTCTGAGTTTGGCAAGGTGGTCATGGTTTTGGCGAAACATCGGGATGAGACGCCCGCCATGAAGCGGCAGTTACGTGGCTTGATGGATCAATGGAGCCGacaaatttttcaaaagtCGGGCAACATGCGCGACTTGGAACGTGTCAGTCATAGTCGCGGTGAAGGTGGATTGGCGTCCATTGCCCGCCAGCACCGGGAAATTCGGGGTGATCAGGAGAAGCATCTTGTCAATCGACAGGCAGCAACGCAGGATGTTGATTCTCTAATTGCGTCAGGCAAAAAAGGAAACAGCGAGTCCGGTATCAATCGCGTTCGTGTGCCATTCAGCAAGGGCTTCGACTATTCAGTGCGTCCGGCAGCCAAGACCATGATCGCTGCGGCGGTCGACAAGCGCATGGTCAAAGGCGGTCCTGTCGCAAAAGACAACCGCGGCAAACTAAGTAAGCGCATGTTGGAAAAAGCTCGTCCCAAGGGTAAGAACGAGCGTAGCGCCAATATTTCGATTGAAGGTCGCAAGACCACGGGCTAA
- a CDS encoding predicted protein, with product MKAFRRRGAGVVAQEQSTGPTVHLTEAELRQNRVFMTIAHFMLTYPRWSLSLFLLLASSSLSLPSAKEAARQPLLDLQHMARQESDLYLECTMHAFDALGRQLEKSVQKERNRVAKTRESNQKVVLQSTTTSDQCRTASITARRALQTYRNAAFLPTTVNDSTSVCTTEDREKLTSFLGQDYTLVEKDVTNLLDAYVSASRLGAQRISLYAQDRATYDYNYFVGLKIQTTLDLLNGYQVPILSLNNLAVLDDLRALLQAIIDALKDARSQIDLLSTRLLEFQASIQGFYVNYVDIYGRLILARDFVIDFLPAGVPLPSYLDLQAIPIGDILLPQIFSLPTFGDLPEIDDLVAEYLHRAVGFIAQLLSTVAEEANEQLADGLRDLIRLLDEALTLEDYDPPKYVGSGAGVESPDEELILLQGLGDALRDSILDTLRENQEFGQDLAPLETPSLPTVEISSPNFDDNNTRTFDYLTAEFPSILIPKLIMGFAAFLVANQWIIEIVIQFIRLWKLRRKYERDASPDLPTIDYATDEDDNSDGYSQSNKLALLQAALLKHFMTPWMALGLILFPFAMVGVLLWFPHVKRNCIDTQKGTFVARNIMTPLLVNRANLAGNGYHTRAEFQCRRTQRQLCDQLYAESDSNQRLDIFTLNTALHRYNQSMDANNVFDRCVQVSALDEVFENSCCGLDGYGSNCSLIQNETLCPIDSNTLPPTAFQPVGSFLSNGACSQNPLTWTLEDARFKCEALEETCQQTTCLGVDADLIEYLAIEADCQVEVYIIKCCILILLALYHAIIINLSCTLAFNGVKHLRWRSLRPSGIQLRTHVNANGELAKGQDREDRSKRIAIAMRRFEMLGYLQLILSGAFFFMWIVTFFVFRNKLAAFDAK from the coding sequence ATGAAAGCTTTTCGTCGCCGCGGTGCCGGCGTTGTGGCACAAGAACAATCCACTGGTCCCACGGTTCATCTCACCGAAGCCGAGCTACGGCAGAATCGAGTCTTTATGACGATTGCACATTTTATGTTAACTTATCCACGATGGTCTCTATCGCTCTTTTTGCTACTAGCCTCGAGTTCGTTGTCCCTTCCCTCCGCTAAGGAAGCTGCCCGGCAGCCATTGCTGGATTTGCAACATATGGCTCGTCAAGAATCCGACTTGTATCTCGAGTGCACCATGCATGCATTTGACGCCCTGGGAAGACAATTGGAAAAAAGCGTCCAGAAAGAGCGGAACCGGGTCGCGAAGACGCGGGAGAGCAATCAAAAAGTTGTGTTACAGTCCACGACTACTTCCGATCAATGTCGCACAGCCAGTATTACTGCACGTCGAGCTCTCCAAACGTATCGAAACGCGGCGTTCCTACCCACCACCGTCAACGACTCGACCTCCGTATGTACAACGGAAGATCGAGAGAAACTTACGTCGTTTCTCGGACAAGATTATACCTTAGTTGAAAAAGATGTGACGAATCTGCTGGATGCGTACGTATCTGCCAGTCGACTCGGTGCGCAGCGCATTTCGTTGTACGCCCAAGACCGAGCTACTTACGACTACAATTATTTTGTTGGCCTCAAGATTCAAACCACTTTGGATCTCTTGAACGGATATCAAGTGCCGATACTATCGCTCAATAATTTGGCTGTTCTGGACGATTTACGTGCACTGCTACAGGCAATCATTGATGCGTTGAAAGATGCCAGAAGTCAGATTGATCTCCTATCTACGCGGTTACTCGAATTCCAAGCAAGTATTCAAGGTTTTTACGTCAACTACGTTGATATTTATGGACGACTCATATTGGCTAGAGATTTCGTTATTGATTTCTTACCGGCAGGAGTGCCGTTACCCTCTTACTTGGATTTGCAAGCCATTCCGATCGGAGATATTCTGTTGCCTCAAATTTTCAGTCTTCCTACTTTTGGGGACCTACCTGAAATCGACGATCTCGTTGCTGAGTATCTACATCGAGCTGTTGGATTTATTGCCCAGCTCCTTTCGACGGTGGCTGAAGAGGCTAACGAGCAGCTTGCAGATGGACTGCGGGATTTGATTCGTCTTCTGGACGAAGCTTTGACTTTAGAAGACTACGACCCACCGAAGTATGTCGGATCAGGAGCGGGAGTGGAAAGTCCTGATGAGGAACTGATTCTACTTCAAGGACTGGGTGACGCGCTAAGAGATAGTATTCTTGACACGTTGAGGGAGAATCAAGAATTTGGACAAGATTTAGCACCGTTGGAGACACCGAGCTTGCCCACTGTTGAAATCAGCAGCCCGAacttcgacgacaacaacacgaGAACATTTGACTACTTGACGGCTGAGTTCCCCAGCATATTAATTCCAAAGCTGATCATGGGATTTGCTGCGTTTCTGGTTGCGAATCAATGGATTATAGAAATTGTCATTCAATTTATTCGGCTTTGGAAACTGCGGAGAAAGTACGAGCGAGATGCCTCGCCGGACCTTCCTACAATTGACTACGCCAcggatgaagacgacaactCTGATGGGTACAGTCAATCAAACAAGCTAGCCTTGCTGCAGGCAGCTCTGCTGAAGCACTTCATGACACCCTGGATGGCTCTCGGTCTCATTTTGTTCCCCTTTGCCATGGTTGGGGTGCTCCTATGGTTTCCGCACGTCAAACGTAATTGTATTGACACGCAAAAAGGTACTTTCGTCGCACGCAACATAATGACTCCTTTGCTTGTCAACCGAGCCAATTTGGCTGGAAATGGCTACCACACACGGGCGGAGTTCCAATGTCGGCGTACGCAACGACAACTTTGCGACCAATTGTACGCTGAGTCAGATTCAAATCAAAGGTTGGACATTTTTACTCTGAATACTGCCCTTCATCGGTACAATCAATCAATGGACGCGAACAATGTCTTTGATCGATGCGTTCAAGTGTCTGCGCTTGACGAAGTCTTTGAAAATTCGTGTTGTGGACTAGATGGATACGGCAGCAATTGTTCCCTTATTCAGAACGAAACACTTTGCCCAATTGACAGCAATACTTTGCCGCCGACTGCATTTCAGCCTGTCGGCAGCTTTCTGTCAAACGGGGCCTGCTCACAGAATCCACTTACTTGGACTTTGGAGGATGCTCGTTTTAAGTGCGAGGCCCTAGAAGAAACATGCCAGCAAACGACATGCTTGGGAGTCGATGCTGATTTGATCGAATACCTCGCGATTGAAGCGGACTGCCAAGTAGAAGTTTACATCATCAAATGCTGTATACTGATACTTCTGGCTTTGTACCATGCCATCATTATTAATCTATCCTGCACTTTAGCCTTCAACGGCGTTAAGCATCTGCGGTGGAGGAGTCTACGACCCAGTGGGATTCAGTTGCGCACGCATGTCAACGCGAATGGCGAACTAGCTAAAGGACAAGACCGCGAAGATAGATCCAAACGCATTGCTATTGCAATGCGCCGATTTGAAATGTTGGGCTATTTGCAATTGATATTAAGTGGTGCTTTCTTCTTTATGTGGATTGTAACCTTTTTTGTCTTCCGCAATAAGCTGGCTGCCTTCGATGCGAAATAG
- a CDS encoding predicted protein, whose amino-acid sequence MGRGALLFKGDSKTKKKKSKSKHTPKTTPDVHCTLSIGEGNTTSAVSASSSTSTTVTKQELSRSSMNGEDEPTPAASTPNIVTGTGKITSSGTVVTGYGTRFTKEIGVGDALLVSMTDKKGQQQQEMRVVTMRLSDVSLNLSSSFSESIRQPTEFQYIPKPRNVAKESRMAKERALQSKHEEAILAFGTYGSTNTEELVYREKTEHGSYRIKRVQVQGSGKVTRGDLLDLRSKKKHDKYC is encoded by the coding sequence ATGGGACGTGGTGCGCTCCTTTTCAAAGGTGATagcaaaacgaaaaagaaaaaatcGAAGTCCAAGCACACGCCCAAAACAACTCCTGACGTCCACTGTACACTCTCTATCGGGGAAGGAAACACGACTTCTGCCGTGTCCGCCTCATCCTCCACTAGCACGACTGTCACAAAGCAGGAATTGTCACGGTCTTCAATGAATGGGGAGGATGAACCAACACCGGCGGCTTCGACACCAAATATTGTAACAGGCACAGGGAAAATCACTTCTTCTGGAACCGTCGTGACGGGATACGGCACGCGATTCACGAAAGAGATTGGTGTTGGCGATGCATTGTTGGTCTCAATGACCGACAAGAAAGgccagcaacagcaagaaATGAGAGTGGTAACGATGCGACTTTCGGACGTTTCACTGAATCTGAGTAGCTCCTTTTCTGAGAGCATCCGGCAACCCACCGAATTTCAGTATATTCCCAAACCGCGGAACGTCGCCAAAGAGTCCAGAATGGCCAAGGAGCGAGCACTTCAGTCGAAACACGAAGAAGCCATTCTAGCGTTTGGAACGTACGGCTCTACCAATACAGAGGAGCTCGTGTACCGAGAAAAGACTGAACACGGTTCGTACAGAATTAAGCGAGTCCAAGTGCAGGGTTCAGGCAAAGTCACGCGAGGGGATCTACTAGACTTGcgatccaaaaagaaacacgATAAGTACTGTTAA
- a CDS encoding predicted protein — MNFDFSLQPNEAGTNSNAVTQVPTNGASQHQSPQPFGIIVPGYAVRTNFVPVDSSGMKFGLTLTCPGDIATPLASVHELVFFTLPNIPFPPNYGVLCYWQITAAVSQTPDLPPPSTGFELLGSIRPDRPSSVFHTGWSEHEQLLEVAQNNTPVTLTIGVSLEPLENLQNIAGSSVSASKLFVAQKIASDLFNFMQSFDTGTGGAGQMVVPNNIFERWFKRFEARFQRDPNFFLKSED, encoded by the coding sequence ATGAACTTTGATTTCTCATTGCAACCAAACGAGGCAGGAACAAATTCGAATGCGGTAACTCAAGTACCTACTAACGGTGCATCTCAGCACCAATCGCCTCAGCCTTTCGGAATTATTGTTCCTGGATACGCAGTTCGAACAAATTTCGTCCCGGTCGACTCCAGCGGCATGAAGTTCGGCCTTACTTTGACGTGTCCGGGTGATATTGCGACGCCATTGGCATCTGTACACGAACTGGTTTTTTTCACGCTCCCAAACATTCCATTCCCCCCGAACTACGGAGTACTTTGCTACTGGCAGATAACTGCTGCAGTTTCTCAGACGCCAGATTTACCCCCTCCGTCAACAGGTTTTGAGCTTTTGGGCTCCATTCGGCCGGATCGTCCGTCAAGCGTATTCCACACTGGCTGGAGTGAGCATGAGCAATTGCTGGAAGTGGCCCAGAACAACACTCCCGTGACATTGACTATTGGGGTATCTCTGGAACCTTTGGAAAATTTGCAAAACATTGCGGGAAGTTCCGTGAGTGCGAGCAAACTCTTTGTTGCGCAAAAGATTGCCTCGGACCTTTTCAACTTTATGCAAAGCTTCGACACTGGTACTGGAGGTGCTGGTCAAATGGTGGTGCCCAACAATATTTTTGAAAGGTGGTTCAAGCGATTTGAAGCCCGTTTTCAACGAGACCCCAATTTTTTCTTAAAAAGTGAGGATTGA
- a CDS encoding predicted protein yields the protein MVEVDYGYGDATPETDYGYGDGAPETDYGYGDAAPQTNYGYGSAKPDTDYGYGDAKPDTDYGYGDAAGTDYGYGTEEPAGNSERQPVKRRCSVTKYSLQTAQPPVSETEQQAQRTPQSDEKSTARTAASSCASSTDGMDHHSSLHKNDVVHKKHHPKTGMLKKIRKRLSIAF from the coding sequence ATGGTGGAAGTCGATTACGGATATGGAGACGCTACTCCTGAAACGGACTACGGATATGGAGACGGGGCTCCTGAAACAGACTACGGCTATGGCGATGCGGCTCCACAGACCAACTATGGATATGGCTCCGCCAAACCTGATACTGACTACGGCTATGGTGATGCTAAACCTGATACAGATTACGGCTACGGGGATGCTGCCGGTACGGATTACGGATACGGCACGGAGGAACCCGCAGGAAATTCCGAAAGGCAACCCGTCAAGCGACGATGTTCGGTGACGAAGTACTCCTTACAGACCGCGCAACCCCCAGTATCAGAGACGGAACAGCAGGCGCAAAGAACTCCCCAGTCAGACGAGAAGTCGACCGCGCGTACAGCGGCTTCAAGCTGCGCAAGCTCGACAGATGGTATGGATCATCACTCTTCTCTACACAAGAATGATGTCGTGCACAAGAAACATCATCCGAAGACGGGAATGCTGAAAAAGATTCGCAAGCGCTTATCCATCGCCTTTTGA